A window of the Paraburkholderia sp. ZP32-5 genome harbors these coding sequences:
- a CDS encoding porin: protein MKKTTVALAALSFGASLTAANTAHAQSSVTLYGLIDAGIVYVNSQSGHSNIESVTGPTNGSRFGLRGNEDLGGGLSAIFTLENGFDVSNGKMLQNNRLFGRQAYVGLSDKRYGALTLGRQYDPMTEIIGTFAATSMWAWLGTHPGDFDNLNSTFRVNNAVKYSSPVFGGLRATGLFAPGGVAGNFASDRVYAFGLHYVRGPFSAALAYDSINDPSTSVLDSAIAPGAPGYTSPSKTPQFGGYASASAWKIFGAALGYRIGDGVVHLVYTNTRFQNIVRTPSTPNVGTAVFNSYEINGQYALTPTFSLGASFDYTKTATAKYQQVDFGPNYKLSKRTDIDLVGVWQHASGIDSTGHAAVASISTLGQSSTPTQVAVRLSLRHRF from the coding sequence ATGAAAAAAACTACTGTCGCACTCGCCGCGCTTTCGTTTGGCGCTTCATTGACTGCTGCAAATACCGCACACGCGCAAAGCTCGGTCACGCTGTATGGCCTCATCGACGCCGGGATCGTCTACGTCAATAGTCAGTCGGGCCACTCGAATATCGAATCGGTGACCGGCCCGACCAACGGCAGCCGCTTCGGCCTACGCGGCAACGAGGATCTCGGCGGCGGACTGAGCGCGATCTTCACACTCGAAAACGGCTTCGACGTATCGAACGGCAAGATGCTGCAAAACAACCGTTTATTCGGACGTCAGGCGTATGTCGGGCTATCGGACAAACGCTACGGCGCGCTAACGCTTGGCCGTCAGTACGACCCGATGACCGAGATCATCGGCACGTTTGCCGCGACGTCGATGTGGGCATGGCTCGGCACCCATCCGGGCGACTTCGACAACCTGAACTCCACGTTCCGCGTGAATAACGCGGTGAAATACAGCTCACCGGTTTTCGGCGGATTGCGGGCCACGGGCCTGTTTGCCCCAGGTGGCGTGGCGGGCAATTTCGCGTCGGACCGTGTGTACGCTTTTGGGCTGCACTATGTGCGAGGGCCGTTCAGCGCCGCGCTGGCCTACGACTCGATCAACGACCCATCGACGTCGGTGCTCGACAGCGCAATCGCACCCGGCGCCCCCGGCTATACGTCGCCGTCGAAGACACCGCAATTCGGCGGCTACGCGTCCGCGAGCGCGTGGAAGATCTTCGGCGCGGCGCTCGGCTATCGGATCGGCGACGGCGTCGTCCACCTCGTCTATACGAACACGCGCTTTCAGAATATCGTGCGTACCCCGTCGACGCCGAACGTCGGCACCGCGGTGTTCAACAGCTACGAAATCAACGGCCAGTACGCGCTCACGCCGACGTTTTCGCTCGGCGCGTCGTTCGACTACACGAAAACGGCCACGGCGAAATATCAGCAGGTCGACTTCGGGCCGAACTACAAGCTGTCCAAGCGCACCGATATCGACCTCGTCGGCGTCTGGCAGCATGCGTCCGGTATCGATTCGACCGGCCATGCGGCCGTCGCGTCGATCAGCACGCTCGGCCAGTCATCGACGCCGACGCAGGTCGCGGTGAGGCTGTCGTTGCGGCACCGGTTCTAG
- a CDS encoding class II aldolase/adducin family protein — protein MAENSSLNESLDKLARACRILEMEGHGDLTLGHLSLRDPDGRGFWMKRNRIGLGEVCGPEDFVLVSFDGEKLEGEGGRHSEWPIHSEVLRLRPDVNVVAHTHPFYSCVMSSSTEPLRPFTLDADYFGEVPRHVDDVALITAVSEGVAMAKAMGPHFAVLLSNHGVTFCGTSIEHATCVGVFLEKAAKAHIVGASAGFQTSMPTAPIRARRNSQIMSPVHVEHSWNYFCRKLDWLTNPDARTQPKLFR, from the coding sequence ATGGCAGAAAATTCATCACTCAATGAATCGCTCGACAAACTGGCTCGCGCTTGTCGAATTCTGGAAATGGAAGGACACGGTGACCTGACGCTGGGCCATCTGTCGTTGCGCGATCCGGATGGCCGTGGCTTCTGGATGAAACGCAACCGGATCGGCTTGGGCGAGGTGTGCGGTCCGGAAGACTTCGTGCTCGTCTCTTTCGACGGCGAGAAGCTGGAAGGAGAGGGCGGCCGCCATTCGGAATGGCCTATTCACTCGGAGGTACTGCGCCTGCGGCCCGACGTCAATGTCGTGGCTCACACGCATCCGTTCTATAGCTGCGTGATGTCGTCGTCGACGGAACCGTTGCGTCCATTCACGCTGGATGCCGATTACTTCGGTGAAGTACCGCGGCACGTAGATGACGTAGCGCTGATCACCGCGGTAAGCGAAGGCGTGGCGATGGCGAAGGCGATGGGTCCGCATTTCGCGGTGCTGCTGAGCAATCATGGCGTCACCTTCTGCGGTACGTCGATCGAACACGCAACCTGTGTGGGTGTATTCCTGGAGAAGGCGGCGAAGGCGCATATCGTAGGCGCCAGCGCGGGCTTTCAGACGTCGATGCCAACCGCTCCGATTCGCGCGCGGCGCAATTCGCAGATCATGAGCCCGGTGCACGTAGAGCATTCGTGGAATTACTTTTGCCGCAAGCTCGACTGGTTGACCAACCCTGACGCGCGAACGCAGCCGAAGCTCTTCCGCTAA
- a CDS encoding ABC transporter permease has protein sequence MSALLNVAAQPRRAAWRSLPYMAGRVAVPVIVLMLWQWLGVTGKLPLYLSYPSAILGALRELAGEGELWPYTRDSLVRLIGGFAIGSTIGVATGLLAGMSKGVSEFADPLVAFVYPVPKIAFLPIVLLIFGLSGATQTAIVALSVSFPVFLAAQHAVQQMDKHLLWVARNAETPFPTMLLLVVLPATLPGIFAGLRVALALSFVSLFAAELIGAKTGLSLFISEGEDWGRYDIVLTGVVAYGLLGFIADRVLMAVRKRVLRGALLGTEEAKR, from the coding sequence ATGAGCGCTCTTCTGAACGTTGCCGCGCAGCCGCGTCGTGCAGCGTGGCGGAGCCTGCCTTATATGGCGGGCCGGGTCGCGGTGCCGGTCATCGTGCTGATGCTGTGGCAATGGCTCGGCGTGACCGGCAAGCTGCCGCTCTATCTGTCGTACCCGAGTGCGATCCTGGGGGCACTGCGCGAGCTGGCCGGAGAAGGCGAACTATGGCCCTATACGCGCGACAGTCTGGTCCGGCTCATCGGCGGCTTTGCAATCGGCTCGACGATCGGTGTTGCTACCGGCCTGCTTGCCGGCATGTCGAAGGGAGTGAGTGAATTCGCTGATCCGCTGGTGGCGTTTGTCTACCCGGTGCCGAAAATCGCTTTTCTGCCGATCGTGCTGCTTATTTTCGGGCTATCCGGCGCGACGCAGACGGCGATCGTCGCATTGAGCGTGTCGTTTCCGGTGTTTCTCGCGGCTCAACATGCGGTGCAGCAAATGGACAAGCATCTGCTGTGGGTCGCGCGCAATGCCGAGACGCCGTTTCCAACGATGCTGCTGCTGGTGGTATTGCCCGCCACGCTGCCTGGCATTTTCGCGGGACTGCGCGTTGCACTTGCGCTGTCGTTCGTGTCGCTATTCGCGGCCGAGTTGATCGGTGCAAAAACAGGCCTGAGCCTTTTCATTTCCGAGGGCGAAGACTGGGGACGCTACGACATCGTGCTGACAGGCGTGGTTGCGTACGGCCTGTTGGGTTTTATCGCCGACCGCGTATTGATGGCCGTGCGCAAGCGCGTGCTGCGCGGCGCGCTGCTCGGCACCGAGGAGGCGAAGCGATGA
- a CDS encoding 2Fe-2S iron-sulfur cluster-binding protein yields the protein MDYQISVAGSDIAFRCEETETVLDAAERVGYAIPYSCRKGVCSTCEAGVIAGTASSSVQGRIEGPAEQVLLCCLCPTADLTIAPRRIEKREPAARKTLDMTVYRVTQPAADVSILQLRLPTGVRAKFRAGQYLQIELDDGSRRNYSMANPPHESDSVQLHVRHVPGGRFSEGMLRGLDKGHKLRVELPFGEFSLQEASTKPAILIATGTGFAPIKSIVEDAIKRKLDRPLYLYWGARRLEDLYLRELAEKWANSGRLHFVPVLSDPQREWSGRCGFVHEAVLEDFGSLDGYQVYACGNPSMTSAAHATFTQAGLAEDDFFSDAFVHTDQAA from the coding sequence TTGGACTATCAGATTTCCGTCGCGGGCAGCGACATCGCATTCCGCTGCGAAGAAACCGAAACCGTGCTCGACGCCGCCGAACGCGTCGGCTATGCCATCCCGTACTCGTGCCGCAAGGGTGTGTGCTCGACCTGCGAAGCGGGCGTGATTGCAGGCACTGCATCTTCGTCCGTGCAAGGCCGCATCGAGGGACCGGCCGAACAGGTGTTGCTGTGCTGCCTGTGCCCCACAGCGGATTTGACCATTGCGCCGCGTCGGATCGAGAAGCGCGAGCCCGCCGCGCGCAAGACCCTGGACATGACGGTCTATCGGGTCACGCAGCCGGCCGCCGACGTCAGCATTCTGCAGCTTCGCCTGCCGACCGGCGTGCGCGCGAAATTCCGCGCCGGCCAGTACCTGCAAATCGAACTCGACGATGGTAGCCGCCGCAACTATTCGATGGCGAATCCGCCGCACGAAAGCGACAGCGTGCAGTTGCACGTGCGCCATGTGCCGGGCGGACGCTTCTCCGAAGGCATGCTGCGCGGACTCGACAAGGGCCACAAGCTGCGCGTCGAATTGCCGTTCGGCGAGTTCTCGCTGCAAGAGGCATCGACGAAGCCGGCGATCCTGATCGCGACCGGCACCGGCTTCGCGCCGATCAAATCGATCGTCGAGGATGCGATCAAACGCAAGCTCGACCGGCCGCTGTATCTGTACTGGGGTGCGCGCCGTCTGGAAGACCTGTATCTGCGCGAGCTCGCCGAAAAGTGGGCGAACAGCGGCCGCCTGCACTTCGTGCCGGTGCTGTCCGATCCGCAACGCGAATGGAGCGGTCGATGCGGCTTCGTTCACGAGGCCGTACTCGAAGACTTCGGTTCGCTCGATGGCTACCAGGTGTACGCATGCGGCAATCCGTCGATGACGAGCGCCGCCCACGCCACATTTACCCAGGCCGGCCTCGCCGAAGACGACTTCTTTAGCGACGCCTTCGTTCATACGGACCAGGCCGCGTAA
- a CDS encoding ABC transporter ATP-binding protein, producing MPILEARGVRKVFATPKGPVATLDGFNLAVEEGEFLAILGPSGCGKSTFLHMAGGFDQLSGGEILVDGKPISRPGRDRGMMFQGYSLFPWATVADNIAWPMRIAGASADARAARVAELLTMIGLPQGGSLYPAQLSGGMKQRVALARMLALEPRIMLMDEPFGALDAQNRELLQEELGNIWMRHRRTVLFVTHDIDEAVTLATRVVVFSTRPAQIKLDLKVDRDGFDFESFRKSQRFFELRTTLWEALREEVIKAREVERIV from the coding sequence ATGCCGATTCTCGAAGCGCGCGGTGTGCGCAAAGTATTTGCAACGCCGAAAGGCCCGGTCGCCACGCTGGATGGTTTCAATCTGGCGGTCGAGGAGGGTGAGTTTCTCGCTATTCTCGGGCCTTCCGGTTGCGGCAAGAGCACGTTCCTGCACATGGCGGGCGGGTTCGATCAGTTGAGTGGCGGTGAGATTCTCGTCGATGGCAAGCCGATCAGTCGGCCGGGCCGCGATCGCGGCATGATGTTCCAGGGCTATTCGCTGTTTCCGTGGGCAACGGTGGCGGACAACATCGCGTGGCCGATGCGTATCGCAGGCGCGTCCGCGGACGCACGCGCGGCGCGCGTCGCCGAATTGCTGACGATGATTGGACTGCCGCAAGGCGGCAGTCTGTATCCGGCGCAATTGAGCGGTGGCATGAAGCAGCGTGTCGCGCTTGCGCGCATGCTGGCGCTCGAGCCGCGCATCATGTTGATGGACGAGCCGTTCGGCGCGCTCGATGCGCAAAACCGCGAGCTGTTGCAGGAAGAGCTCGGCAATATCTGGATGCGGCATCGCCGCACCGTGCTGTTCGTCACGCACGATATCGACGAGGCCGTGACGTTGGCTACGCGCGTGGTTGTGTTCTCCACCAGACCGGCTCAAATCAAGCTCGATCTGAAAGTGGACCGGGATGGCTTCGATTTCGAGTCGTTCCGGAAATCGCAGCGTTTCTTCGAGCTGCGCACAACGTTGTGGGAAGCGTTGCGCGAAGAAGTGATCAAGGCGCGTGAAGTGGAGCGGATCGTATGA
- a CDS encoding DUF3331 domain-containing protein translates to MAALDPWPGIVYWLVEERRLPRPVTQKISPRPQDGYRECPMRTSTGALVIIGIELQANATLLVSWSDPTLGRFVDQRWRPGSARMSGTCRLTGKPVRRGDRIFRPQLRNGTEPPNASDMILVASVHDLSTPVE, encoded by the coding sequence TTGGCAGCTCTTGACCCCTGGCCTGGCATCGTCTATTGGTTGGTTGAAGAAAGGAGGCTTCCGCGTCCTGTTACCCAAAAAATTTCCCCGCGTCCGCAAGACGGATATCGCGAATGCCCTATGCGTACTTCGACAGGCGCGTTGGTAATCATCGGGATCGAACTGCAAGCAAATGCCACCTTGCTGGTTTCGTGGAGTGATCCGACGCTCGGCCGGTTTGTCGATCAACGATGGCGGCCAGGAAGTGCGCGCATGAGCGGGACGTGCCGGCTAACGGGCAAGCCGGTCCGGCGCGGCGACCGGATTTTTCGTCCTCAACTCCGTAACGGTACAGAACCACCCAATGCCAGCGACATGATTCTGGTCGCGAGCGTGCACGACTTATCGACCCCTGTGGAATAA
- a CDS encoding cupin domain-containing protein, whose product MNIRLLISTVLTAAMFAAALPAAAQGSGETIVPSLAQAIPNMPGKSLIAVTLDYAPGGASPAYEHAKSASIFAYVVSGDIETQIDDAPIRIYHAGESFFEPPGSIHRISRNASKSRSAKLLAVIVVDTDDKPYTAPLK is encoded by the coding sequence ATGAATATCCGATTGCTGATCTCCACCGTCCTGACGGCCGCGATGTTTGCCGCCGCGCTGCCGGCCGCGGCACAAGGCTCGGGCGAAACGATAGTACCGAGCCTCGCGCAGGCCATCCCCAACATGCCCGGCAAGTCGTTGATTGCCGTCACGCTCGACTATGCCCCCGGTGGCGCGTCGCCGGCGTACGAACACGCGAAGTCGGCATCGATCTTTGCCTATGTGGTGTCAGGCGATATCGAAACACAAATCGACGACGCGCCAATACGGATCTACCACGCCGGTGAAAGTTTTTTTGAACCTCCCGGTTCGATTCATCGAATCAGTCGCAATGCAAGCAAGTCCAGGTCCGCGAAGCTGCTCGCGGTGATCGTGGTGGACACCGACGATAAGCCCTACACGGCTCCGCTGAAGTAA
- a CDS encoding MFS transporter, with the protein MTFQTIDVTELIEREKTGYGQYLVVLLCALLMFLDGFDTQAISYIVPALSKAWHLPREILGSIFSAALVGLMIGYLAIAPLSARFGHKRMMVTSTLLFAVFTMLTVFATNVFELIGLRFLTGIGLGAAAPSAVALTCEFAPKRLRSTFVLLVYCGFSLGFVVAGLVSGALMPTYGWKSLMLVGAIAPIALAAPLAWLLPESLGFLKRQPDGASSMRAVLIRLFPRAVIPTGSAFRLEDEEQKRASVTALVRGRVTAGTLLLWVVFFLNLAEFYFMQSWLPTMLTGLKYEPATVVWVTALPTIAGVLSAVPLGLAMDRVGPYATLTTLYVVGGVFMWLVAGAFSGSVAWLMVTVFCAGFCISGGQKSVIALAAIYYPQSLRSTGVGWALGIGRLGGIAGPLVAGMLYAAHWTPSAIFSFSALPVLVAGIGVFAMGRVYRERPIAAETSAVH; encoded by the coding sequence GTGACGTTTCAAACGATCGACGTAACCGAACTCATCGAACGCGAGAAGACCGGCTACGGGCAGTATCTCGTCGTATTGCTGTGCGCGCTGCTGATGTTCCTCGACGGCTTCGATACTCAAGCCATCAGCTATATCGTGCCGGCACTGTCGAAGGCGTGGCATTTGCCGCGCGAGATTCTCGGTTCGATTTTCTCGGCCGCGCTGGTTGGCCTGATGATCGGCTATCTCGCGATTGCACCGCTATCCGCGCGCTTCGGCCATAAGCGGATGATGGTCACGAGCACGCTGCTGTTCGCGGTGTTCACGATGCTCACCGTGTTCGCCACCAACGTGTTCGAACTGATCGGCCTGCGGTTTCTGACCGGTATCGGCCTCGGCGCCGCGGCGCCGAGTGCGGTTGCGCTCACCTGCGAGTTCGCGCCGAAGCGCTTGCGCTCCACGTTCGTTCTGCTCGTGTATTGCGGGTTCTCGCTCGGCTTCGTCGTCGCCGGACTCGTATCGGGAGCGCTGATGCCGACGTACGGCTGGAAGTCGCTGATGCTGGTCGGCGCCATCGCACCGATCGCGCTTGCCGCGCCGCTCGCGTGGCTGCTGCCCGAATCGCTCGGCTTCCTGAAGCGCCAGCCGGACGGCGCCAGCAGCATGCGCGCCGTGCTCATCCGGCTCTTCCCGCGGGCCGTGATTCCCACCGGCAGCGCATTCCGCCTCGAAGACGAAGAGCAGAAGCGCGCCAGCGTGACCGCGCTCGTACGAGGCCGCGTGACGGCCGGCACGCTGCTGCTGTGGGTGGTGTTCTTCCTGAACCTCGCCGAGTTCTACTTCATGCAGAGCTGGCTGCCGACGATGCTGACCGGCCTCAAATACGAGCCTGCGACGGTCGTGTGGGTCACCGCGCTGCCAACTATTGCGGGTGTGCTCTCTGCCGTGCCGCTCGGCCTCGCGATGGACCGCGTTGGCCCGTACGCGACGCTGACGACGCTATACGTAGTCGGCGGCGTATTCATGTGGCTCGTGGCCGGTGCGTTCTCGGGCAGCGTTGCGTGGCTGATGGTCACCGTGTTCTGCGCGGGCTTCTGCATCAGCGGCGGCCAGAAGAGCGTGATCGCGCTCGCCGCCATCTACTACCCGCAGAGCCTCCGCTCGACCGGTGTCGGCTGGGCACTCGGTATCGGCCGGCTCGGCGGCATCGCCGGACCGCTGGTCGCGGGCATGCTGTATGCCGCGCACTGGACGCCCTCCGCGATCTTCTCGTTCTCGGCGTTGCCGGTGCTCGTGGCAGGCATCGGCGTGTTCGCGATGGGACGCGTCTATCGCGAGCGCCCGATCGCCGCCGAAACATCGGCTGTGCATTAG
- a CDS encoding ABC transporter permease, whose product MIALKRIWAGTRAWYSVPLVLLLWQCLALSGLISPRVLPSLGKVLAAFVDDLLSGNLPYHALITTERTLAGFAIGSVAGVLIGFALARVKWFEYLFEPVFFAGYPVPKIALFPILTFVFGIGSPSKIAFAALECLYPVVVATHLASRATAREIVWAGQNMGMSQGALLRHVLIPAALPGILNGLRIALPIGMTVVIVTEMIGDTHGLGFYVAFAGASFRYDRLYAGMLAVGLVGLVLDRILLFVSRWVSHDAH is encoded by the coding sequence ATGATTGCGCTCAAACGTATCTGGGCCGGCACGCGCGCGTGGTATTCGGTGCCGCTCGTGTTATTGCTGTGGCAGTGTCTCGCGCTTTCGGGGCTCATCTCGCCGCGCGTGCTGCCGTCGCTCGGCAAGGTATTGGCGGCATTCGTCGACGACTTGCTGTCTGGCAACCTTCCGTATCACGCGCTGATCACCACCGAAAGGACGCTCGCCGGTTTCGCGATCGGCTCGGTGGCTGGCGTGCTGATCGGTTTCGCGCTCGCCCGCGTGAAATGGTTCGAGTATCTGTTCGAACCCGTGTTCTTCGCGGGCTATCCGGTGCCGAAGATCGCGCTGTTTCCGATCCTTACGTTCGTGTTCGGTATCGGCTCGCCGTCGAAGATCGCTTTCGCCGCGCTCGAATGTCTGTATCCGGTCGTAGTGGCTACGCATCTGGCAAGCAGGGCCACCGCGCGCGAAATCGTCTGGGCCGGGCAGAACATGGGAATGAGTCAGGGGGCGCTACTGCGTCATGTGCTGATTCCGGCGGCGCTGCCGGGCATCCTTAACGGCCTTCGTATTGCGCTTCCGATCGGAATGACGGTCGTGATCGTGACCGAAATGATCGGCGATACGCACGGTCTGGGTTTCTACGTTGCTTTTGCAGGCGCATCTTTCCGCTATGACCGGCTATATGCGGGGATGCTTGCCGTCGGGCTCGTCGGACTGGTGCTTGACCGGATCCTGCTTTTCGTTTCGCGCTGGGTTTCACACGACGCGCATTGA
- a CDS encoding MFS transporter, protein METLQISEHSRNDAWSRRDAWKIVILLFIFQVINYAAKTVFGLSGNQMVSELQLTNTQFGELGSAFYFLFPFAGMLAGILSIRFSTKMIMFWMCALWALSLIPMMGHVTFTGLLLSRMLLGAAEGPAFAIQIHAVHKWFPDRARAIPTSVVISGASIGTGIIAPVLVPIIRDYNWHAAYGFVGAVAVIWCVIWLFVGKEGTVNEHSGQESSSASVSFAKLLFNPTAIGFYIGGFASYTLISLNTVWVARYLTKSLGYSAGQTANIFVIASIVWMISLPGTAYISQRLSERGVSGRIARGGVACASLLISGLAILGMSSTSAGILNIIMIAPAFTLGTSFLTLGPLMVGQFCPERQRGAVFAIMNAILTTAGMITPVLFGKIVDSYSTIVEGSHSGFHWEGLFVVGCAIVAFFLINPDRERSKILGKR, encoded by the coding sequence ATGGAAACTTTGCAGATATCGGAACACAGCAGGAACGACGCGTGGAGCAGACGCGACGCCTGGAAGATCGTTATCCTGCTGTTCATCTTTCAGGTTATCAATTACGCGGCGAAGACCGTCTTCGGTTTATCCGGCAATCAGATGGTCAGCGAGCTTCAGCTGACTAATACACAATTTGGCGAACTCGGCAGCGCCTTCTACTTCCTCTTTCCGTTTGCCGGCATGCTCGCCGGAATCTTGTCGATTCGATTCTCGACAAAGATGATCATGTTCTGGATGTGTGCGTTGTGGGCACTATCCCTGATTCCGATGATGGGGCATGTGACATTCACCGGGCTTCTGTTGAGCCGCATGCTTCTTGGGGCTGCCGAAGGACCGGCTTTCGCTATCCAGATTCATGCGGTGCATAAATGGTTTCCCGACCGCGCACGCGCTATTCCCACCAGCGTCGTGATCTCCGGCGCTTCGATTGGCACCGGCATCATCGCGCCGGTGCTCGTGCCGATCATTCGGGATTACAACTGGCACGCGGCCTATGGCTTTGTCGGCGCCGTCGCGGTCATCTGGTGCGTGATCTGGCTGTTCGTTGGCAAGGAGGGAACGGTCAACGAACATAGCGGGCAGGAATCGTCGAGTGCCTCGGTGTCGTTTGCGAAACTGCTGTTTAATCCGACTGCCATCGGGTTTTACATCGGCGGATTCGCGTCGTATACGCTGATTTCGCTGAACACCGTCTGGGTCGCACGCTATCTGACGAAATCGCTCGGCTACAGTGCTGGGCAGACAGCTAACATCTTCGTCATCGCATCGATCGTGTGGATGATATCGCTGCCTGGGACCGCCTATATTTCGCAGCGTCTGAGCGAGCGTGGCGTGTCGGGCCGGATAGCACGGGGTGGCGTAGCGTGCGCGAGCCTGCTGATTTCAGGTCTTGCTATTCTCGGTATGTCTTCGACGTCGGCAGGCATTCTGAACATCATCATGATCGCGCCGGCCTTTACGCTCGGTACGAGTTTCCTGACACTCGGTCCGCTGATGGTTGGCCAGTTCTGCCCTGAACGTCAACGCGGTGCAGTCTTCGCGATCATGAACGCGATTCTGACGACTGCCGGCATGATCACGCCAGTGCTGTTCGGCAAGATCGTAGATTCATATAGCACGATCGTCGAAGGCTCACACTCGGGTTTTCATTGGGAAGGGCTGTTCGTGGTCGGCTGTGCGATCGTTGCATTTTTCCTGATTAACCCGGATCGCGAACGCAGCAAAATTCTCGGTAAGCGCTAG
- a CDS encoding PdxA family dehydrogenase: protein MTTRSLTIALAIGDPNGIGPEIALKAAAQLLTDASAPRVVLFGDAHVIHWYADRCGTGLAMREVQADTLPPAAPRTLDFVDVASLPRDAFMPGQVSPAAGTATLAYVSAALAAARADTVDAVIACPHSETAINASGVEFAGYPGFVASQMGLRADDVYLLLVGGGLRIVHATLHEGIRGALARIDQQHVEGAARAAVAALQRMGLERPVVGLMGINPHAGEGGLFGREDIEITEPAARTLREAGIDVIGPQGADLLLANPDVDVFVAMYHDQGHIPVKLRAGRHSAAMSVGAGVTFSSVGHGSGFDIAGQLRADPAPLLGAIRLVTTGSVLADNAAPLQS from the coding sequence ATGACGACGCGCTCGCTGACCATTGCGCTTGCGATCGGCGACCCGAATGGGATCGGCCCCGAGATCGCGCTGAAGGCCGCCGCGCAGCTGTTGACGGATGCATCCGCGCCGCGCGTCGTGCTGTTCGGCGATGCGCACGTGATTCATTGGTACGCCGATCGCTGCGGCACAGGCCTGGCAATGCGCGAAGTGCAGGCCGACACATTGCCGCCCGCGGCGCCTCGCACGCTCGACTTCGTCGATGTCGCGTCGCTGCCGCGCGATGCCTTCATGCCGGGCCAAGTATCGCCCGCGGCCGGCACTGCGACGCTCGCGTACGTGTCGGCCGCGCTCGCCGCCGCGCGCGCAGACACAGTCGACGCCGTGATCGCCTGCCCGCACTCGGAGACGGCGATCAACGCGTCCGGCGTCGAATTCGCCGGCTATCCGGGCTTTGTTGCGTCGCAGATGGGCCTGCGCGCCGACGACGTTTATCTGCTGCTCGTCGGCGGTGGGCTGCGCATCGTCCACGCGACGCTGCACGAAGGCATTCGCGGCGCGCTCGCGCGGATCGACCAGCAACACGTGGAAGGCGCGGCGCGTGCCGCGGTCGCGGCGCTTCAGCGCATGGGCCTGGAACGCCCAGTCGTCGGCTTGATGGGCATCAACCCGCACGCGGGCGAAGGCGGACTGTTCGGCCGGGAAGACATCGAGATCACCGAGCCCGCTGCCCGCACGCTGCGCGAGGCCGGCATCGACGTGATCGGCCCGCAGGGCGCGGACCTGTTGCTCGCGAATCCGGATGTCGACGTGTTCGTCGCGATGTATCACGACCAGGGCCATATTCCGGTGAAGCTGCGGGCCGGCCGACATTCCGCCGCGATGTCGGTCGGTGCCGGCGTGACTTTCTCCAGCGTCGGACACGGCAGCGGCTTCGACATCGCCGGCCAGCTGCGCGCGGACCCCGCGCCGCTGCTCGGCGCGATCCGCCTCGTCACGACAGGCAGCGTGCTCGCGGATAACGCCGCTCCGCTCCAGTCCTGA
- a CDS encoding aromatic-ring-hydroxylating dioxygenase subunit beta, which produces MANDTFQRIARAQAEYVRCIDDGDLAQWPDFFTDQCLYRITTADNHRRGLAASMIYAASRGMLIDRVASLRDANIYERHAYRHLLGQPYIVEESNGEARSETSFMVARIMRNGTTSLFATGRYCDVYVLGSEQVMLRERVVVCDSSRIDTLLALPL; this is translated from the coding sequence ATGGCCAACGACACTTTTCAACGCATCGCTCGCGCGCAGGCCGAGTACGTCCGCTGTATCGACGACGGCGATCTCGCCCAGTGGCCGGATTTCTTCACCGACCAATGTCTGTACCGGATCACTACCGCCGATAACCATCGGCGCGGCCTCGCCGCCAGCATGATCTACGCGGCCTCGCGCGGCATGCTGATCGATCGCGTCGCATCGCTGCGCGACGCCAATATCTACGAGCGTCATGCGTACCGGCATCTGCTCGGCCAGCCGTACATCGTCGAAGAAAGCAACGGCGAAGCGCGCAGCGAAACGTCGTTTATGGTCGCGCGCATCATGCGTAACGGCACGACGAGCCTGTTCGCGACCGGGCGCTATTGCGATGTGTACGTGCTCGGCAGCGAGCAGGTGATGCTGCGCGAACGGGTGGTCGTGTGCGACAGCTCGCGGATCGACACGCTGCTGGCGCTGCCGCTATGA